In the genome of Sinorhizobium chiapasense, the window CCGGATCCAGTCCCGTTTCCTTGAGCGCCTCGGCGACAATCCCGACGATCTCGTTGCCCCTGAGATCGAGGACCGAGAGATTGACCGACACCGACACGTCTGCCGGCCAGTTCGTGCAGTCCCTGCATGCCTGCCGCAGAACATAGCGCGTGATGTCGGTGACGACCCCCATCTCTTCGGCAAGCTGGATGAACACATTCGGTGGCACCGGCCCGCGCTCCGGATGTGTCCAGCGCGCCAACGCCTCGCAGCATTCGATCCGCGATCCATCCGGCGTGAACATCGGCTGGTAGGACAGACTCAGGCTATTTGCGTTGAGCGCGTCTCGCAGATCGCTCTTGAGCTTCTGGCGATCGAGATAGCGGGCGTCCATCTCCCCTTCGAAGGCGGTGCAGCCACCCTTGTTCCTTGCCTTGGTTTCCGAGAGCGCCAGGTCCGCCTTGATCTGCAGTTCTTCGAACCGGAAATCGCCGCTCTGCACAATGACGAAGCCGGCGCTCATGGTCATGTTGAATGTGAAGCCGCCAGCCACGTAAACGCCGCGCAGACCGGCATGCACGGCCCGGATCCGCTCCTCCAGATCGGAGGCATCTGCCTTGTTGGGGAAGAAGACCACGAACTCGTCGCCCATCAGGCGGGCGGCAATCGCATCGTCGCCGGTGAGGCTCCTTAGGCGTTCGGCAATCGTCTGAAGCAATTTATCGCCGACGACATGCCCCCGCGTATCGTTGACATGCTTGAATTCCGCCACATCGACGAGGAGAAAGCCTACTTCGCGTCCGTGCCCGCCATTGGCAGCCATTGCATTGTGGGCGAGTTCGGAAAAATAGTCTCGGCTCGGCAGCCCCGTCAGCGTGTCGAAGCGCACCATCTGCAGGACCTGCTTCTCCGCCTGCACGCGCGCCGTCACGTCTTCGAAGATCAATACGGTCTCGCCGTTCTCGCGGCGATTTGCCGAGAACTCAAGGAAGAGATCTTGCGATGTCGAGATCAGCGCGCGAGAGCGCTTTCCCTCGATCAGAAGGTCGAGCTGTCGCGCGATCTTCTCCTTGTTATCCGCGCCAAGCGCCATGCGGTCGGCGGCGCGCTGCAGCACTTCGTCGAGCAGGCGATCCTTAAGATCGGCCTTGTCGCCGAGGCGCAGAAGCTCGCAGGCGCGTTCATTCGCGACCACGATGCGATTGTGGCCGTCCAGCATGAAAAGCCCATGCGTCATATTGTTGAGTGCCGCGTCGAATTGCCCGGCAATGGTCGAGATTTCCCGCGCGGCGAGGACATTCTCGTAAAGGAAGGAGCGCACATTGTTTGCCATCGTCCAGGTGGTCAGGATAAACGGCAGTATCAGTACCGCCAGGACGAGCATGTAGGGGTCCCGCAAGGTCAAGAGACCGATCACGATCGGCAGGCACGCCGATGACGACAGCAAGAGGACCGCTCGTTCGGAACCATAGTTCCGGCCCACCAGCGAAATCATCGACGCCAGCGTCACCGAAATGCATGCCAGTTCCGCGAAGGAATCCTGGCTGACGACGATTGCATATCCGCAGGCAATGCCACAGGTCAGCGTCACGCTGACGCCACCGACGATGTACCGGTTCTCCCATTTTCTGACCATGGCATTGTCGGCGCAGGAAAAGTCCTGCCGGTCGAACCGGGCCATGTCGAGGTTGCGGAGCGCCCAAACGACGACGATTGTCGCGGCGCAGACCAGATAGAAGAGATCGGAGGTCTTGAGGAAGACAAGCAGGAAGGTCACGACATGCGACAGCATGCCGATCACCAGCGTCCGGCGATGTTCATAGAGCGAACTCACAGACGACAGGTAGACATCTGTCGGAAGAGCGCCCCGTTCATTGGGCATCATGAACCAAGCTCCGGGTTTGCCGGATTGTTAGGATCGAGGACTTAACGAAAGATTTCGCCTAACCCCCCGAAAGATCTGCCGAATTGCAGGATAGCAACAAAACGGCACTGCGCTAGACGCACCGATTCAACCCAATATTGCAGAAGGCTGGTAATATTAGCCGCTTTCTACAACCACGCATAGGTATTTGCGACTTGTACATTTCTTCAACTGGCGTGGGCGACCAGCGCCGGCTTCCCGATGAGATGGTTACCCGACCTTGAAGAAATGCCCTTAATTCCTCCCCCGTTCTTATCCTACAGCGCCGCGCGTCTTATCAGACGCGCAAAGGTCGCTGTAGCACTTTGAATTGCTGCATGTCTTTGTCCTTAAATCGAGGTCGATTTAAGGAGACATGCAGCAGCCTGCCAGATGTGCCCAGTCGCCAGCGGCGGATCGTCGACAGCGATTCTCGATAGTTGACTTTAACCGAGATCTGACTGCAAGGCTTTCCGAACAGAAACGGAGTTTGATGATGTCGAAACCTGTCGTTGCGATCCCTTGCGATTTTCGCGAATTCGACGGCAATGTCTGGCAAGTTGCCGCCCATCAATATGTGCGCGCGGCCGTCGAAGGCGCCGGCGTCATGCCGTTTCTCATTCCAGCACTCGAAACCGGCAACGACATCGACGAGATTCTCGACCGTGTGGATGGCGTTCTCGCCAGCGGGGCACGCTCCAATGTGCACCCTTCGCTCTACGGAAGGCAAGCGACGGATGCGGACGGTCCGTTCGATCCGGGCCGCGACGCCACAAGCCTGCCGCTGATCCGCCGTGCGCTTGATCGCGGCATTCCGCTGCTCGCGATCTGCCGCGGCATTCAGGAGCTGAATGTGGCGCTGGGCGGTACGCTCGCGACCGAAATTCAGGACCAGCCCGGCATCTGGGATCATCGCAAGCCCGACGTTCCCGAACTCGACGTTGCCTACGGGATTCGCCAGGACGTGATCGTCGAGGAAGGAAGCTGCCTGGCGCCCGTTCTCGGTGCCGGTCGCATCAGGGTCAACTCGCTGCACCGGCAGGCAATCGCCGCGACCGCGCCGCGCCTTGCCGTCGAAGCGGTAGCCGACGACGGCACGATCGAGGCGGTGTCGGTTATCGGCGCCAAGGCCTTCGCCGTCGGCGTGCAATGGCACCCCGAATACTGGGTGAGGACGGACGTGCCTTCGGCCTCGCTTTTCAAGGCTTTCGGGGATGCGGTGCGCGCCTATAGAGAGGCGAAGGCCTGATCTCGTCTTCCGGATCATTTCATTGTTTCGTTGAAACAATAAAATGACCTAATTCTTTGAGCCCACGCAATTCCGGGCGGAAAACCGTTGCACACTTTTCCTGGAATTGCTCTGTCAACCCTTGCGCCGGAAGGGCGTTTCAACGACCGGTGTAAGCGCCTCTCCCGTCGAAAACCAGGCCTTCAGATTGTCGACGACGAGATCGGACATCGCATTGCGGGTCGCCACGGAAGCGGAGGCGACATGCGGCAGAAGCGACACGTTCGGAAGCGTCAGCAGTGCCTCCGGTACATGCGGCTCCTTCTCGAAAACATCGAGCCCAGTTCCGGCGATGATGCCATTCTGAAGCGCGGCAACGAGCGCTGCCTCATCCACGGTCGAGCCGCGGCCGACATTGATCAGCACACCATCCGGCCCGAGCGCGGCCAGAATGTCGGCGTTGACGGCTTTCAGGGTGCTCGGGGTGCCCGGCACGATCACGATCATCGTGTCGACGGCTTCAGCAAGCCCCTTGAGGCTCGAATGATAGGCATAGGCAAGCCCCTCGCGCGGCGTGCGCGTGTGGTATGCGATCGGAACAGCGAAAGCTTCCAATCTCCTGGCGATCGCAAGGCCGATCCGCCCCAGGCCGAAAAGCCCGATCTTGCGCCCCCTGAGCGAGAGCGGCGAAAGTGGAAACGCCCCCTCCCGCACCCAGCGGCCCTGCCGTAGCCATTGCTCGGCCTGCGGCAGGCGGCGCAGCGTGTTGAGCAGCAGGCCGATCGCGGTGTCGGCAACTTCCTCCGTCAGGACATCGGGCGTATTGGTGACGACAACCCCTCGCGCCGCCGCGCGCGCAACATCGACACCATCATAGCCAACGCCGAAATTGGCGATGATCTCGATACGGGGGAATGCATCCATCAAGTCCATCGGCAGGCGCCCGGACACCGCTACGCCGACGACATCCGTCATATCTGGCGTCACCAACGCCGCATCGGCGCGCTCGATGCGCACCGTCTCGAACATCTCCGGGAGCCGGTCGAGAATGCGCTGGTTGATCTTGCCGGGCACAAGAATTCTAGGACGGTCCTCGGACATCGTCATTCCTTTCGGAAGATGCTCTCAGGCGGTCACGCGGAGTGGGCCGGTCGACTGGCGAATGCGCATCTCGGGCTTTATCAGATGAATCCCGTCCGGTTCGTGGCTGCCGGAAAGCTTGTCGAGAAGCGCCCGCGCCGCGCTGCGGCCGACGTCGGCCTGGCCGTTCCAGACTGTCGTCAGCGCCGGGGTCGCGATCGAGGCTTCCTCGAGGTCGTCATAGCCGGTGACCGAAATGTCGACGCCCGGCACAAGCCCGGCGCGGGCGATGCCGTTCATCATGCCGATTGCCACCAGATCGTTCCAGCAGACGACTGCCGTCGGTTTTTGCGGCAGCGACAAGAGATGCACGGCCGCCTCGAAACCGCCCTGCTTGGAGCGCGGTCCGGGAATGCGTAAGTCGGGGTCGACCTCGATATTCGCCTTGCGCAGCGCATTCACATAGCCCTGGTAGCGATCGCGGCCGGTCGAGGTCTGGTCGGTGCCGCCGACCATTGCAATGCAGCGGTGGCCAAGGCCGATAAGGTGATTGGTCGCAAGCGAAATGCCATAGGCGTCGTCGCCGCGGAAAATCGGCACGTCGAGTCCCTCGATCGACCGGGCAATCAGGATCGCCGGCATGCCGTTGTCCTCGGCAAGCTGGATATCCTCCGGCGGGGTGCCGATCGCCGGCGACATGATCACGCCGTCGCCGCCAAGCTGCAGCAGCGTCTCGATAAAGTCGCGCTGCTTCTCGACGGAATCGTAGTGATTGGAGAGGATGAAGGTCTGTTTGTCGCGATCGAGTTCCGCCTCGATCGCCTTGAGGATTTCACCGTAAAACGGGTTCATGATGTCGTGCACGACGACGCCGATGATGCCGGACCGCGATGTCCTCAAGCTCGCGGCGCGGCGATTGTAGATGTAGCCGAGCGCGCGTGCCTGCTCCTTGATCTTGTCGCGGGTGACGGTCGCCACCAGTGGGCTGTCACGCAATGCCAG includes:
- a CDS encoding putative bifunctional diguanylate cyclase/phosphodiesterase, whose product is MMPNERGALPTDVYLSSVSSLYEHRRTLVIGMLSHVVTFLLVFLKTSDLFYLVCAATIVVVWALRNLDMARFDRQDFSCADNAMVRKWENRYIVGGVSVTLTCGIACGYAIVVSQDSFAELACISVTLASMISLVGRNYGSERAVLLLSSSACLPIVIGLLTLRDPYMLVLAVLILPFILTTWTMANNVRSFLYENVLAAREISTIAGQFDAALNNMTHGLFMLDGHNRIVVANERACELLRLGDKADLKDRLLDEVLQRAADRMALGADNKEKIARQLDLLIEGKRSRALISTSQDLFLEFSANRRENGETVLIFEDVTARVQAEKQVLQMVRFDTLTGLPSRDYFSELAHNAMAANGGHGREVGFLLVDVAEFKHVNDTRGHVVGDKLLQTIAERLRSLTGDDAIAARLMGDEFVVFFPNKADASDLEERIRAVHAGLRGVYVAGGFTFNMTMSAGFVIVQSGDFRFEELQIKADLALSETKARNKGGCTAFEGEMDARYLDRQKLKSDLRDALNANSLSLSYQPMFTPDGSRIECCEALARWTHPERGPVPPNVFIQLAEEMGVVTDITRYVLRQACRDCTNWPADVSVSVNLSVLDLRGNEIVGIVAEALKETGLDPARLHLEVTESCLMDEPAKVQGILSDLHERGITIAIDDFGTGYSSLSYLDTLPAGIIKIDRSFVRNIREDARRFKLLRGTVNLARALGLKTVVEGVETADQLQLINEYNCADLIQGFVFAAPMPASAIDALCKQGARKRATKPSSQRIA
- a CDS encoding gamma-glutamyl-gamma-aminobutyrate hydrolase family protein — protein: MSKPVVAIPCDFREFDGNVWQVAAHQYVRAAVEGAGVMPFLIPALETGNDIDEILDRVDGVLASGARSNVHPSLYGRQATDADGPFDPGRDATSLPLIRRALDRGIPLLAICRGIQELNVALGGTLATEIQDQPGIWDHRKPDVPELDVAYGIRQDVIVEEGSCLAPVLGAGRIRVNSLHRQAIAATAPRLAVEAVADDGTIEAVSVIGAKAFAVGVQWHPEYWVRTDVPSASLFKAFGDAVRAYREAKA
- a CDS encoding 2-hydroxyacid dehydrogenase, which translates into the protein MSEDRPRILVPGKINQRILDRLPEMFETVRIERADAALVTPDMTDVVGVAVSGRLPMDLMDAFPRIEIIANFGVGYDGVDVARAAARGVVVTNTPDVLTEEVADTAIGLLLNTLRRLPQAEQWLRQGRWVREGAFPLSPLSLRGRKIGLFGLGRIGLAIARRLEAFAVPIAYHTRTPREGLAYAYHSSLKGLAEAVDTMIVIVPGTPSTLKAVNADILAALGPDGVLINVGRGSTVDEAALVAALQNGIIAGTGLDVFEKEPHVPEALLTLPNVSLLPHVASASVATRNAMSDLVVDNLKAWFSTGEALTPVVETPFRRKG
- a CDS encoding LacI family DNA-binding transcriptional regulator, with amino-acid sequence MAQKVKLSTIAETLGLSTATVSLALRDSPLVATVTRDKIKEQARALGYIYNRRAASLRTSRSGIIGVVVHDIMNPFYGEILKAIEAELDRDKQTFILSNHYDSVEKQRDFIETLLQLGGDGVIMSPAIGTPPEDIQLAEDNGMPAILIARSIEGLDVPIFRGDDAYGISLATNHLIGLGHRCIAMVGGTDQTSTGRDRYQGYVNALRKANIEVDPDLRIPGPRSKQGGFEAAVHLLSLPQKPTAVVCWNDLVAIGMMNGIARAGLVPGVDISVTGYDDLEEASIATPALTTVWNGQADVGRSAARALLDKLSGSHEPDGIHLIKPEMRIRQSTGPLRVTA